CCTCAAGACCAGAGATTCCAGCTTGGGGTTTGCAAAAAGTATGGATTTTGTGAGAGTTTCTGATTTGAGGAGATTCAAGTCTGGAAGAACAAAGGTTTCAATTATCAGGAACTCAAGTTCTGGGGGCCAGGATATTGCTGAACTTCAACCTGCATCCCCAGGAAGTCCTCTTCTaggtatgattattgatgcagaGAGACACTTGAAAACTGATTTCTATATGATGCATGCAATCAAAGCAAATTGTTCTATGTGAAGAATAAGTTCCATACCTCAAATCCTCctctttattttcaaattgaATTTATAGCTTCAGTTGCCTTTGTTGTCCATCAATTTCACAACCAAATGTATATGTAATCTATGGAGCCTAATTGGTATTTGGAGTGTTTCTGCTATGTGGTTATCTATTCATTTTAGCTTTCTCTGAGGCATGGTTAATAATTTCAATGTAGTTCCTAGGCAAAAATATTGTGAATCATTACACAAGATGGTTAGGAGGAAGACAAGGACAGTGATGGTTGGTAACGTGGCTCTTGGTAGTGAGCATCCGATAAGAATTCAGACGATGACTACAACTGACACTAAGGATGTTGCTGGGACAGTtgaacaggttttacatcttttcTTCTGCTTTCAATTTACATTACAAGCTTCTATTTAAGTTACATCGTTTCCGCTATTTATCTGTGTTTCCTTTTTTtctgttgaaaaagaaaaataactattGATGGAATTGgtggattatgtttatttatctgttgTTTATTGGCAGGTGATGAAAATAGCAGATAAAGGAGCTGATATTGTGAGAATAACAGTACAGGGAAAGAAAGAAGCTGATGCATGTTATGAGATTAAGAACTCCCTTGTGCAGAAAAAGTAAGTATTAATGTGGTTATTCTTGAGATTTATTAAAAAAGTTGATGCTGTAAGTTGTAAGTTCATCTTatgttttcaaattttttatttgtgtgTCCAGCTACAACATTCCTTTGGTGGCTGATATTCATTTTGCTCCATCCGTTGCTTTGCGAGTGGCTGAATGCTTTGAAAAGATCCGTGTCAACCCGGGAAATTTTGGTATGTGCACCTCTTCAAATTGTTATTTGTCAATCTTTTTTCCCCCTTCATTTGTTTTAATTGTTTGCTTATATTCTGAATCCATGATTGTGGCCTTTCGCAGCTGATAGACGGGCTCAATTTGAACAGTTAGAGTACACTGAAGATGACTATCAGAAAGAACTTGAGCATATTGAACAGGTAAAGACCATCCCCTTCCCTTGTCCACTTCTTGTTTTCCAGACAAAAATCTGAGCAGGGTTTCACCGAAGCAGAATCCATGTCCAAACAAGGCCTTATTTTTGTTTGCTAGAATTGTTTTGTTCACTGATGTTTAAAAACTTTATTTCCTTCTTTTTACTGACTTACTTTAAGCTTTATTTATTGCCAGGTATTCACACCATTGGTTGAGAAGTGTAAGAAATATGGGAGAGCAATGCGCATCGGGACAAACCATGGCAGTCTTTCAGATCGTATAATGAGCTATTATGGAGATTCTCCAAGGGGAATGGTAAGCAGTACTTCCCCCTCCCATTCTGCTATATGTCTCTGGTAATTTATGTGATTTTCAACAGAGAATTTTCCTTCTCATAAACAATGATTGCAACAGGTTGAATCTGCCTTTGAATTTGCAAGGATATGTCGAAAGTTGGACTTTCACAATTTTGTTTTTTCTATGAAAGCAAGCAATCCGGTTATCATGGTCCAAGCATACCGGTTACTTGTAGCTGAAATGTATGTCCAAGGCTGGGATTATCCGTTACACTTGGGAGTAACTGAAGCTGGAGAAGGTGAGGATGGAAGGATGAAGTCTGCAATTGGCATTGGTACTCTTCTTCAGGTATGGATATAATAATGTATtgctaattattaaaaaaaaggatATGTTCATTCAGCTTCTTACCATTCATTATGGTGTACTATTTTGATATGTCTTTGTTCAGGATGGGTTAGGTGATACAATAAGGGTTTCACTCACTGAACCACCAGAGGAGGAGATAGATCCTTGTAGAAGGTTAGCAAACCTTGGAATGAAAGCAGCTGAACTCCAGAAAGGAGTGGTATGTGATTCAAATGAATGCCTTTGTTTGAAATCCTAAGTCAACTAGACTCTTCTTACATTGACAAATACCAAGGAATTCTGATGGATCTATTTCTACAGGCACCTTATGAAGAAAAGCATAGACATTATTTTGACTTCCAGCGCCGAACTGGTCAATTGCCGGTGCAAAAAGAGGTAAAGTATAAACTTGTGTAACAAACTTAACCAAAATACATACCACATGCAGACAATTAAGAAAAGTTTTCCATGTTTTCCTTATGGAACTCCTCATACATTTGTAACACATTTACAATGTAATACAGGGTGAGGAAGTGGATTACCGAGGTGTCCTCCACCGGGACGGTTCTGTTCTCATGGCAGTAACCTTGGATCAGTTGAAGGTAACATTTTGGAACATTTTCGATTTGCAAGCACGGGTACATTACATCATTCTAAAATTTATTTCCCCTAATATTTTTTGCAGATGCCAGAGCTTCTCTACAAGTCACTTGCGGCCAAACTCGTTGTTGGCATGCCATTTAAGGTTTCTGttacttttttacatgtcaaaaAAGGGGTTTCTGTTGCTCTTTTTGTTGAATGAATATCTGATGGATTTAAATAAGAAATTATTGACAGTATACTGTTATATATATGCAGGATCTGGCAACAGTAGATTCAATCTTGTTGCGGGAACTTCCTCCAGTAGATGACCATGATTCTGTAAGAACCTTTACCAAGGCACCATTACCTGTTCTGCCTCATTCCTCATACTACTGTATTTTTCAATCAATTGCAACTGATGGCATGGTTTGTTCCCTCTTTCCCATTTTGGATACTGTATCAGCGGCTAGCTCTCAAGAGACTGATAGATATAAGTATGGGGGTTATAACTCCTTTGTCAGAGCAGCTAACAAAGCCATTACCCAATGCCATAGTTCTAGTAAATCTTAAGGAACTATCTACTGGAGCGTACAAGCTTTTGCCACAAGGTACTACCCAATGACTATCCTTAAGGTTTAATGACATTTTACACTCCTTGTGAAAATTActtgttactttgaatttttgaCATGAGCTAAGGAGGATATAAGTTTGTTAACAAATTTATATGCTGAAATTTACAATTTGCTATGATAACATCTTTATACATGCACTTCAAAGTTCATATGTGATCTTAGGTGACTTTTTGGTTCTGTTAGGTACACGGCTGGTTGTGTCTGTACGAGGTGACGAGCCATATGAAGAACTGGAAATTCTCAAAGGTGTTGATGCTACTATGATTCTTCATGAGCTGCCTTATACAGAAGAGAAAATTAGTAGAGTTCATGCAGCAAGAAGGTGACAATGTTACTCATGATTAACTATTTGTTGCATCAATCTGGCTGCATCAATGCAATCAGTATCAATCCTAGACCCTCTTTTCTTGGCTCCTCTCTCTAAATAGTAATAAATGACCCACTTAACACTGCTACCTGCATGTGTATATGATTATGGTAATCCTGATTTATTAACATTGATGTCAGGCTATTTGAGTACCTCTCTGAAAATTCTCTGGACTTCCCTGTCATCCACCACATTCAGTTTCCACATGGGATTCATAGGTAATTCAAAGTTATGGTATTTATTGTTCAAGATTCGAGAAATGCAGTCCTTGTGAAACCAAAGTTCTTCTACTTACAGGGATGACTTAGTCATTGGAGCCGGTTCTAATGCTGGAGCACTGCTGGTTGATGGGCTTGGAGATGGTATCCTCTTAGAAGCCCCAGACAAGGATTTCGAGTTCCTCAGAAATACATCTTTCAATTTGCTGCAAGGGTGCAGAATGAGAAACACAAAGACAGTATGTTGTTCAACCCTTTAACAAGACATACGTTGAATTCGAAGGAATAGCATCTGTGATCTTTACTTCTATGTCTAATGTGTTGCAGGAGTATGTGTCATGCCCATCCTGTGGCAGAACATTGTTTGATCTTCAAGAAATAAGTGCACAAATTCGGGAAAAGACATCACACTTGCCTGGTGTTTCGGTAATCACCTACTCCTAACTCCTTTCCTCTGTAAACCACGCATCTCGCTCTTGTAACAATGCACTATGGTTTGCAAAGTTGCATAAAACAAGAAACTCTGCTGTTTTTGTAATGTGTTGTTGTCTCCTGCATCAGATTGCAATCATGGGATGCATTGTAAATGGACCCGGAGAGATGGCTGATGCAGACTTTGGTTATGTGGGAGGAGCTCCCGGAAAGATTGACCTTTATGTTGGGAAGGTAACATATTCTTCATTCCCAAATTACTAGCATCACacctaacaaaaaaaaagaaaaaccaactTTTAGTTTTCTTTGGTGAGTGAAGTTTGAAACTAAGTTCAATGATATTATAATTACAGACTGTGGTGAAGCGAGGAATTGAAATGGAGTATGCAACCAATGCATTGATTGATttaataaaagagcatggaaggTGGGTAGACCCTCCTGCAGATGAGTAAAGGTTAATGGATCCTGAGTGAAGAGTTTAGGGTCCTGGTGTACATGTGATGTTCTAGTATTGAAATTTACTTTCAACGTAGTCAGAAAATTTTCTTGTAATTGAAGTCTTGATTTCAAAGTTGAAGGGGGTGGGGGTGCTCCACAGCTGCATGAGATATAGAGTTACAGACCACAATGTATTTTGCTTTACCCCCATCAGTAAAAATAAATAGCAATATGTGGAGAATGATGGGTTGGAAGTTGGAACAATGCCCTGTAATATTATCTTAAGAAGGCTAAGGTTGCATGTTTAACAAATTACAGAAACAAGAAAACCACTCTCATGTTTGTCACCCAATATGCAAAAAATAATTTAAGTTTGCACAAATTGTTTATCGAATTGTAAGAATCTCGTTTGTACGCCTTGGCTTATTGTCTGGGTTTATTAGcttaaataaaaatattcattagaataaactaaaattaaaaagtcATGTTACACATCCAAATCTTTTTTACAATCAAGTTCAATCAAATTGGTCAAATCAGTCTCATTAGTGAGAGTGTGAATACACCTCCAATTACTTGAACGTTCCTGTGTtcctcttctcttccttcttcttctccttcttcctgtttctcctcctttttttagCGTTCCTTTTTCTTTGCGTGTTTCCTTCTCGTcgttcttcttttaattttatttttgttgctgcttttttttttcttttcctcctcctcttcctagtgattttgcagcattatacattttttcttcttctttacttattttttttattacattttttcttcttctttacttatttttttttattcttgataAAAGAGTAAACCAGAGAATAATGAGAAGATAAAACaataagaaaaagatgaagaaaagaagatgatgataatgatgaaaaaaaagaggagaaatTTTGAGTTTGATACATTCTAGATTTAATTTCGgtgtattttgaatttaaataaggtgcactttTAGTTTAAAATTGTTTTAAACTAAGGGTATTTGTGTGCCGTCATCATTAAGGAATTTCGCTGCATTACAGATTTGAACTTaacgatgatgataataattatgatagaggaggaggaggaaaaggaaggaggagataaaaaaaattcaaataaaaaaagaaagagaaggagataGAGGTGGTGATGTGGTGGTAGTGACGACGAGATGACGAAATAAAAAGGTGAGAaaaaaagaggaggaagaggagaggaagaagatgatgatgacaatGAAGAAGGAGAGGAAAAGTTGGGTTATCATTAAATTTCGGTGCATTCtagatttaattttgatgtattatgGTCTGAATTTGTTTTAAACTGAGTTTATTTGTGTATCGTCATCGTTAAGAAATTTCGGTGCATTCTGAATTtaaattgatatatatatataagaagaagATGACGATGATGATAATAACGAAGAGATGGAAGTGTTGGTGACGATGATAAGaatagaaaaagatgaaaaaaaaaagaggaagaagaaaaaaagaagtagCAACATTAGcgggaagaggaggaggaatgcaaagaaggaggaaaaacgtgaaggagaaggagaaggaaaagaaaaaggagaaagaggagaagaaggagaaggagaaagaagagaaaaagaagcgcGAAATAGTTATAATAAGTTAGTTAGACTTAGTTAGATATTTTGTTTAGTTGTAAAGTTTTATTCAAAGCTAAATCAATCTTAGACTTGACATCAATTGCACAAACTTTTTTTTCACATGAAATGTCTTACATAATATACTGAAGGCAtcgaaattaaatttttttgtctTAATTAAGTTAGGAATTTGCTAAGAAAAatgttttattaaaaattattgaaataataaatatttttatatttttaatgtattaaatgtattcaaaacttaaaaaaattatattattattttcttaaaatatACTTTTAGCATACAAAATAACTAAATCTTAAGTGTAAATCATCATTTTTCTATTCCCTTTTCGTTTTCTTTACCTACAATAACAATATTAGACCGAAAGTGTAGAAAACTACAAATCAGAAGTGaagtaaaataatataaattcccCACAACCTTTATTTATTATCACTATTACAGCTAGCAAATAAGAAGATCTGCAAAATGATGATGATACTCTTAAAAATGGAAGAAAGATGTTTCAATCATCACATGATGACCAACAAAATAAAGAATCAAATGGAATCAACATAGTATCCGCCACAACCAATAATAATGGAATGAATAATGAATCTAGCAGCTAGAAAAATATTGAATCTATGGTATAATAGCAAAAACAAACGTGTGTTACATGTTAACGTAGTTGTACGTATAAACCTACTACGTATATTACAGAAGCCCTCCTCTGGCAGCGGATCCGTACTGAGAGCGCCGTATATTCTCCTGCCGCTTCTTGTACACCATCCCTGCCAGTGCAACCACGGCGGCGGCAACGATAACTCCGATCACTATCCCGGCCTTCTTGCCGCCGCTCATTCCTCCTTCTCCGGATGCAGTTGCGGTCTCATCCTCGGGGTCCAAACCGGCGCGGCTTAGTGAGCTTCCATCCGCTGGTGAAGGAGATGGAGATGTAAATGGAGAGCTCTCCGGCGAAAAATCAGGACTCTGAGTTTCCGAATAAGGCTCCGGCGGCGATGAAGCGTCTGGCGAACTGGCCGGAGCAGAGTTTGGAGCGCCAACGCCAGGAGCAAAAGCCAAAACAGAAGGAGAAAGTGAAGGAGATGGAGATGGAGATGGAGATGAGGATGACTTTACCGGTGAGCTTGCGGGCGAGTCAGCTGGCGATTCCGGTGACGGAGACGGCGGAGACTCTGCTGAGACAGTGAGGTGATGGTGCAACAATAATAAGGAGAGTAGAGCGAGAAAAACAAACAAGGATCTCGCACTCGCCATTGTTATTGGTTCAGAGAAGAACAAAGTGGAGAACAGAAGAACGTAGATCtgaatttgaagttgaaattgaaAATGAAGAGGAACGAACTATGAAGACTGAAGAATGTGTGTGAGAAAGTGTTTGAATCGAAGCAAAAAGGGAAAACCGGTAGATCCGAGTGTGTGAGAAGTGACAGCTGATAAAACGGTTAGGTTAGAGAAGATCTCGAGATTTTGGAAAATAATCGAACGGTCAGCGGGAATGGAGGCACGGGATCCGGACACGTAAGCGTTGGGAAAACGGAAAGAGGCGCGAATTAGAGGAAATAATTTTTCTTAGTCGTTGAAGATTAATAAGGAAGAAAAGATCATGTGAAATGCAAAACAACCTTGTTTCGTGGAAAAGAAACTAGTGTTTTTGAgttataaaaatgaaattgagcTGAGATAGCGTATATAAACTATATATAATATATGAAGAGtaagttatttaattttaattttatgagAGTTACGTGCTTATTTGTGGACATATTATTTCACATGTATGTACAGATGGAGACAGAGTAGACGTATATGCGGAATTGCATGGAACCAGGCATACCGCACTCGCATGTTTCAAGTAATTTTTTATGTACTTGGAAACAGGCATGTACATTTTTAATGAAGGGAAAAGCTTGCTTTTCATGCAATTCAGGAGAGAACTTTATATTTTCGTAGGGGTTAATTGTACTTGTATGTCTACGTTATGGCGGTGCACACTGTTTCTATGTATTGATGGAATGATAGAGTCAAGttggttaaaagttaaaacaataGTGTCTATCAATGATGAGACATACTATAATATATTTGTCATATTCCGAACACTTAAAATGCCATTATAGTTTTCAGTTTCAAGTATTTAAGGCTCTTTTCATGGCAATAAGGATTCATGATGACTTTCATGATTAATTTCAAGTTATAAATTATAAACACATCAAAAGAGGGGAAAAGAAAGGTTACTTAAACGTGATTATATTTGATTTTCTGAGATTTCCCTTATTTAACACATCCTCCCAATTACTTAGGCTGGAACGATTGAcgcttttaataataataataataataaaaataatgtgagTTTCATATAATTGACTTATCGGCATTTAAAGGCATTAGTAGTTGTATAATGTTTATCTCAATAATAACAGGACAAGGCTCAATGACAATGGAAGGATATCAAATGTTAGGCATTGCTCCCTTGCTACTATTATATTTCAGTTTAGCAGGTGATAATCAAATTGATATAGAAGTCGTCATATAACCCACACAAAACAGAAACAATTGTCTTCCAGACTCATGAAGATATAAGAAATTCCTTATTAAACAATCAACATTTGTCAGGAAACCCAAAGATTATTTGCCCCTTAATTATTCCTGTGTTCATTTATAATATCTCCTTGCGttaaatattttttcaaataattACTGGTCGAGCAAAATTTATTATTGG
The DNA window shown above is from Arachis ipaensis cultivar K30076 chromosome B08, Araip1.1, whole genome shotgun sequence and carries:
- the LOC107612562 gene encoding 4-hydroxy-3-methylbut-2-en-1-yl diphosphate synthase (ferredoxin), chloroplastic, whose translation is MAAGAGAVPASFSALKTRDSSLGFAKSMDFVRVSDLRRFKSGRTKVSIIRNSSSGGQDIAELQPASPGSPLLVPRQKYCESLHKMVRRKTRTVMVGNVALGSEHPIRIQTMTTTDTKDVAGTVEQVMKIADKGADIVRITVQGKKEADACYEIKNSLVQKNYNIPLVADIHFAPSVALRVAECFEKIRVNPGNFADRRAQFEQLEYTEDDYQKELEHIEQVFTPLVEKCKKYGRAMRIGTNHGSLSDRIMSYYGDSPRGMVESAFEFARICRKLDFHNFVFSMKASNPVIMVQAYRLLVAEMYVQGWDYPLHLGVTEAGEGEDGRMKSAIGIGTLLQDGLGDTIRVSLTEPPEEEIDPCRRLANLGMKAAELQKGVAPYEEKHRHYFDFQRRTGQLPVQKEGEEVDYRGVLHRDGSVLMAVTLDQLKMPELLYKSLAAKLVVGMPFKDLATVDSILLRELPPVDDHDSRLALKRLIDISMGVITPLSEQLTKPLPNAIVLVNLKELSTGAYKLLPQGTRLVVSVRGDEPYEELEILKGVDATMILHELPYTEEKISRVHAARRLFEYLSENSLDFPVIHHIQFPHGIHRDDLVIGAGSNAGALLVDGLGDGILLEAPDKDFEFLRNTSFNLLQGCRMRNTKTEYVSCPSCGRTLFDLQEISAQIREKTSHLPGVSIAIMGCIVNGPGEMADADFGYVGGAPGKIDLYVGKTVVKRGIEMEYATNALIDLIKEHGRWVDPPADE
- the LOC107612561 gene encoding classical arabinogalactan protein 5-like; amino-acid sequence: MASARSLFVFLALLSLLLLHHHLTVSAESPPSPSPESPADSPASSPVKSSSSPSPSPSPSLSPSVLAFAPGVGAPNSAPASSPDASSPPEPYSETQSPDFSPESSPFTSPSPSPADGSSLSRAGLDPEDETATASGEGGMSGGKKAGIVIGVIVAAAVVALAGMVYKKRQENIRRSQYGSAARGGLL